One stretch of Hevea brasiliensis isolate MT/VB/25A 57/8 chromosome 12, ASM3005281v1, whole genome shotgun sequence DNA includes these proteins:
- the LOC110643612 gene encoding cold-regulated protein 27 isoform X2: protein MDRLRRETRTSSHSSGSTGGEFAQTRQDLPTNVSMATEWTDEKHSLYLKSMEASFVDQLYNSMNLPGFQVQEEVSDSKLPQLVHCNTCTPSGQFKVLRGGSWKKINFQKPDSDVNMANEHHGLLINPWIQHFRSARKSQVAIQENAILQSQATNLRRKKAVASGTSASLKHSYLCSCYSCCHCLVDSNKEVSDQNFVDEDIKNEKISSTCSSKRLKIHAAGASSEDQSPATGTEKCISATI from the exons ATGGATCGCCTCAGAAGAGAAACTCGGACGAGTTCGCATTCTTCTGGGTCAACTGGTGGCGAGTTTGCTCAAACTCGACAG GATTTGCCAACGAATGTATCTATGGCTACAGAATGGACAGATGAGAAGCATAGTCTTTACCTTAAATCCATGGAAGCATCATTTGTTGATCAATTATATAATTCCATGAATCTTCCTGGCTTCCAAGTGCAAGAGGAGGTATCAGATTCTAAATTGCCACAGCTAGTACATTGTAACACTTGTACTCCATCTGGCCAG TTTAAGGTTCTTCGAGGTGGTAGCTGGAAGAAAATCAATTTTCAAAAGCCTGATTCAGATGTAAATATGGCAAATGAACACCATGGTCTTCTGATAAATCCTTGGATCCAGCACTTTAGGTCTGCAAGAAAATCCCAAGTTGCTATCCAAGAAAATGCCATATTGCAAAGTCAAGCAACCAACTTGAGAAGGAAGAAGGCGGTGGCAAGTGGAACATCAGCTTCTTTGAAGCATTCTTATCTATGTAGCTGCTATTCATGTTGTCATTGCTTGGTTGACAGCAACAAAG AGGTATCGGATCAAAATTTTGTGGACGaagatattaaaaatgagaaGATAAGCAGTACATGCAGCTCAAAAAGGTTGAAAATTCACGCAGCCGGTGCTTCAAGTGAGGACCAG TCTCCTGCGACAGGTACTGAGAAGTGTATTTCTGCAACAATATAA
- the LOC110643612 gene encoding cold-regulated protein 27 isoform X1, whose protein sequence is MDRLRRETRTSSHSSGSTGGEFAQTRQDLPTNVSMATEWTDEKHSLYLKSMEASFVDQLYNSMNLPGFQVQEEVSDSKLPQLVHCNTCTPSGQFKVLRGGSWKKINFQKPDSDVNMANEHHGLLINPWIQHFRSARKSQVAIQENAILQSQATNLRRKKAVASGTSASLKHSYLCSCYSCCHCLVDSNKEVSDQNFVDEDIKNEKISSTCSSKRLKIHAAGASSEDQVVPHGKSPATGTEKCISATI, encoded by the exons ATGGATCGCCTCAGAAGAGAAACTCGGACGAGTTCGCATTCTTCTGGGTCAACTGGTGGCGAGTTTGCTCAAACTCGACAG GATTTGCCAACGAATGTATCTATGGCTACAGAATGGACAGATGAGAAGCATAGTCTTTACCTTAAATCCATGGAAGCATCATTTGTTGATCAATTATATAATTCCATGAATCTTCCTGGCTTCCAAGTGCAAGAGGAGGTATCAGATTCTAAATTGCCACAGCTAGTACATTGTAACACTTGTACTCCATCTGGCCAG TTTAAGGTTCTTCGAGGTGGTAGCTGGAAGAAAATCAATTTTCAAAAGCCTGATTCAGATGTAAATATGGCAAATGAACACCATGGTCTTCTGATAAATCCTTGGATCCAGCACTTTAGGTCTGCAAGAAAATCCCAAGTTGCTATCCAAGAAAATGCCATATTGCAAAGTCAAGCAACCAACTTGAGAAGGAAGAAGGCGGTGGCAAGTGGAACATCAGCTTCTTTGAAGCATTCTTATCTATGTAGCTGCTATTCATGTTGTCATTGCTTGGTTGACAGCAACAAAG AGGTATCGGATCAAAATTTTGTGGACGaagatattaaaaatgagaaGATAAGCAGTACATGCAGCTCAAAAAGGTTGAAAATTCACGCAGCCGGTGCTTCAAGTGAGGACCAG GTTGTTCCACATGGCAAGTCTCCTGCGACAGGTACTGAGAAGTGTATTTCTGCAACAATATAA